In Dysidea avara chromosome 3, odDysAvar1.4, whole genome shotgun sequence, a single window of DNA contains:
- the LOC136248496 gene encoding uncharacterized protein codes for MSLDIESFVKEPSLTVLSKLKRAELTQLAGHYKLTVANGAKKGEIRQIIVKYLHEEELISDDEIEEPSAIAIRRLELEARAKEREAELKVKELQLREKELEVQLRLKELEVSKSAAVSPPTSSRETGSRDIFDVSRHMKFVPSFSETEVDKFFLHFEKVAQSLKWPKDSWTLLLQSGLVGKARAVYSALSIEESSEYETVKTSILKAYELVPEAYRQRFRDSKKTDKQTYVEFGREKEMLFDQWCLSKNVDKNYVQLRQVVLVEEFKNCLPTELKTYIDEQKGENLHQAAVLADDYTLTHKPVFRHQSRDLPPHAGNRGYSSNPLSGGGGSQASGRASDPPVQRSQRFTTGPTCYYCKKKGHVMSECRALERKNHRVESDSLIIPKMVDVTDSVNETRNQGTSESVGGTADEVLLPFVSRGFVCLEGGTKKVPINVLRDTGATQSLLLDSVLPFSDQTSAGISVLLQGVEMGVISVPLHVVSLQSDIVSGVVAVGLRPSLPVKGVSMILGNDLAGDKVTGEPRVSEVPCSITEEEQFSCFFPSCAVTRAMAKAAEKAADENNRPEEFSNGCREESVVINSGTPSSHGVPEMNSQPGCNHPLGLSPSRLVAEQERDFEIMNIKKGALSEREAEKVPVCYFLNSGNVVMKKWRPPNVPASNEWSVVYQVVVPPPYRKDILVLAHDTPLAGHLGIAKTYRKVLDHFYWPGLHGDVKKFCKTCHVCQLTGKPNQHPPVSPLIPIPAMEEPFSRIIVDCVGLLPKTRAGNQYLLTIMCASTRFPEAIPLRNIKADKIVKALIKFFTFVGLPKVVQSDQGSNFMSGLFQSVMVQLGIHQVKSTAYHPQSQGALERFHQTLKSMMRAYCMTQKHDWDEGIPLLLFAARESAQESLGFSPFELVFGHFLRGPLKLLKESWLNSDNDSSHSVITHITDVRERLKVANKLAQKNLRSSQSRMKQWYDKKARSRTFQPGDQVLVLLPIHRQPLQARYCGPYTVEQKVNDVDYLIQTPGWRKEKRLCHVNMLKPYHGREGNNDPVSVVSNCVSVGRKELNGRTLEDEEIGRSLRLKNSDVLLNLEQKLSHLPLQEKEVLTKLLCEFTDLFPDVPGKTTVTVHDVDVGETSPIKQHPYRVNPVKLKLMRNEIEYMLRNGIIEPSHQSQWSSPCVLVPKSDGTYRFCTDFRKLNGVSKTDSYPIPRVDDCIDRIGHAKYVSTFDLLKGYWQVPLTRRAQELSAFATPDGLFQYCVMPFGMKNAPATFQRMV; via the coding sequence ATGTCTCTGGACATTGAATCATTCGTTAAGGAGCCATCACTTACTGTGTTGTCGAAGTTGAAACGAGCAGAGCTGACGCAATTGGCGGGACACTACAAACTTACTGTTGCGAATGGCGCGAAGAAGGGTGAGATTCGGCAGATTATTGTAAAGTATTTACACGAAGAAGAACTTATTTCGGATGACGAGATAGAAGAGCCGTCCGCCATAGCAATTCGTCGGTTGGAATTAGAAGCGAGAGCTAAGGAAAGAGAAGCGGAGCTGAAAGTAAAAGAGTTACAACTGAGGGAGAAAGAGTTGGAAGTCCAATTGAGACTGAAGGAGCTAGAAGTGTCGAAATCGGCGGCAGTGTCACCCCCAACTAGTTCACGGGAAACAGGCAGCAGAGATATTTTTGATGTAAGCAGACATATGAAATTTGTCCCTAGCTTTTCTGAAACGGAGGTAGATAAgttttttctacattttgagAAGGTGGCACAGAGTTTAAAGTGGCCGAAAGATTCATGGACGCTGCTCCTACAAAGTGGCCTCGTGGGAAAGGCCCGAGCTGTTTATTCAGCTTTGTCAATAGAGGAGAGCTCTGAATATGAAACTGTGAAGACAAGTATTTTGAAAGCCTACGAGCTGGTCCCGGAAGCCTATCGGCAACGATTTAGAGACTCTAAGAAAACAGATAAACAAACCTACGTAGAGTTTGGAAGGGAAAAAGAAATGTTGTTCGACCAATGGTGTCTATCTAAGAATGTTGATAAGAACTATGTTCAGTTACGCCAGGTGGTACTGGTTGAGGAATTCAAGAATTGCCTGCCTACAGAACTGAAAACTTATATAGATGAACAGAAAGGTGAAAACCTTCACCAAGCCGCGGTACTGGCTGATGATTATACCTTGACCCATAAGCCTGTGTTCAGACACCAGTCTCGAGACTTACCACCTCATGCTGGTAACAGAGGATACTCTAGTAACCCTCTGTCTGGTGGTGGTGGTTCTCAAGCTTCTGGCCGTGCGAGTGATCCTCCAGTGCAACGTAGTCAACGGTTCACAACGGGCCCAACCTGCTACTACTGTAAGAAAAAGGGTCATGTGATGTCGGAATGTAGAGCCTTGGAGAGGAAGAATCACAGAGTAGAATCTGATTCACTAATTATACCGAAGATGGTGGACGTAACTGATTCAGTTAATGAAACCAGGAATCAAGGAACATCAGAGTCTGTAGGAGGTACAGCAGATGAGGTATTGTTACCGTTTGTGTCGAGAGGGTTTGTGTGTTTGGAGGGAGGTACCAAGAAAGTTCCAATTAATGTGTTAAGGGACACTGGAGCCACACAGTCACTATTGTTGGACAGTGTGTTACCATTTTCTGACCAGACCTCAGCTGGAATTAGTGTGCTATTGCAAGGAGTAGAGATGGGAGTTATCAGTGTACCCTTACATGTGGTTAGCCTACAGTCTGACATAGTTTCAGGTGTTGTTGCTGTAGGTTTACGCCCCTCCCTACCTGTTAAAGGAGTGTCAATGATACTGGGCAATGATTTGGCGGGGGACAAGGTCACAGGTGAACCACGAGTGTCGGAGGTTCCTTGTTCAATTACAGAAGAAGAGCAATTCAGTTGCTTCTTTCCTTCATGTGCTGTAACCCGAGCAATGGCAAAAGCGGCTGAGAAGGCTGCGGATGAGAACAACAGACCAGAGGAATTTTCCAATGGCTGTAGAGAAGAGTCAGTGGTTATTAATTCTGGAACCCCTTCCTCACACGGTGTGCCAGAAATGAACAGTCAACCAGGTTGTAATCACCCACTAGGGTTGTCTCCCTCGAGGTTAGTTGCAGAGCAAGAGAGAGACTTTGAGATTATGAACATTAAGAAGGGGGCATTAAGTGAGAGAGAAGCGGAGAAAGTTCCAGTGTGTTATTTTTTGAATAGTGGTAATGTTGTGATGAAGAAGTGGCGACCGCCGAATGTTCCGGCATCTAACGAATGGAGTGTGGTTTACCAGGTTGTGGTCCCACCACCCTATAGGAAAGACATTTTAGTTTTGGCTCACGATACACCTTTAGCAGGTCACCTTGGTATTGCGAAAACGTATCGTAAAGTGTTAGATCACTTCTATTGGCCTGGGTTGCATGGTGACGTTAAGAAGTTTTGTAAAACATGTCATGTCTGTCAGCTCACAGGGAAACCCAATCAGCACCCACCAGTGTCTCCCCTTATTCCTATACCCGCTATGGAGGAACCCTTTAGTCGTATTATTGTGGATTGTGTGGGGCTGTTGCCCAAGACTCGTGCAGGAAATCAATACCTCCTTACCATTATGTGTGCTTCAACTCGGTTCCCGGAAGCCATTCCGTTGCGTAATATTAAAGCAGATAAGATTGTAAAGGCTTTAATAAAATTCTTTACGTTTGTAGGGCTTCCGAAAGTGGTGCAGTCAGACCAAGGGTCTAACTTTATGTCTGGGTTGTTCCAGAGTGTTATGGTCCAACTGGGTATTCACCAAGTCAAATCCACAGCATATCACCCACAAAGCCAGGGGGCACTGGAAAGGTTTCACCAAACCTTGAAGTCAATGATGAGAGCCTATTGTATGACACAGAAGCATGACTGGGATGAGGGTATCCCTTTGCTGTTGTTTGCAGCCAGAGAGTCAGCACAGGAATCCTTAGGGTTTTCCCCATTTGAATTAGTTTTTGGTCATTTCCTTAGAGGTCCGCTTAAACTGCTTAAGGAATCTTGGCTAAACAGTGACAATGATTCGTCACACAGTGTTATCACGCACATTACTGATGTGCGCGAGAGACTTAAGGTGGCTAATAAGTTAGCACAGAAAAACTTGAGATCCTCACAGAGTCGAATGAAACAGTGGTATGACAAAAAAGCCAGATCCCGCACCTTTCAACCAGGAGATCAAGTACTAGTCCTCCTACCTATACATCGTCAGCCATTACAGGCACGTTATTGTGGTCCGTACACCGTAGAACAGAAGGTGAACGATGTTGACTATTTGATTCAGACTCCTGGCTGGCGGAAGGAGAAGAGACTATGTCATGTGAACATGCTCAAGCCATACCATGGTAGAGAAGGTAACAACGATCCAGTGTCTGTTGTTTCGAATTGTGTTAGTGTTGGTAGGAAGGAGCTGAATGGTAGGACACTGGAGGATGAGGAGATAGGAAGGAGCCTAAGGTTGAAAAATTCGGATGTGCTGTTGAATTTAGAGCAGAAGCTGAGCCACCTGCCACTACAGGAAAAGGAGGTGTTAACGAAGCTGTTATGTGAGTTTACTGATTTGTTTCCTGATGTACCAGGGAAGACCACAGTTACAGTACATGATGTTGATGTGGGAGAAACATCCCCTATTAAGCAGCACCCTTACAGGGTTAACCCAGTGAAGTTAAAATTAATGAGGAATGAAATAGAGTATATGCTACGAAATGGAATTATTGAGCCTAGCCACCAAAGTCAGTGGAGCTCTCCTTGCGTTCTCGTGCCAAAGTCGGATGGCACATATAGATTTTGCACTGACTTTCGTAAGTTGAATGGAGTTTCTAAGACGGATTCCTACCCAATTCCCAGGGTGGATGACTGTATTGACAGAATTGGTCATGCTAAATATGTTAGCACATTTGATTTACTGAAGGGGTACTGGCAAGTGCCATTAACCAGGCGAGCTCAAGAGTTGTCAGCGTTTGCAACCCCGGACGGTTTATTCCAATACTGTGTCATGCCCTTTGGCATGAAAAATGCACCAGCCACCTTCCAGCGAATGGTGTAA